Proteins encoded in a region of the Chloroflexota bacterium genome:
- a CDS encoding aminopeptidase P family protein has protein sequence MDAIHRERIARLQEIMATQNVDALLVLTSEDYVYFTGDLRRQPRAIIPREGDPILLVFASEVEEARENTGLQDIRPYRGLHEMMLAIMSYFKTVGERPRVAISMEFGTPAFLLERFKMANPRVELVDSKPLVSPLRQVKSAEEIDLIRKASALADLGIETAKQVIRPGVTELDVATEVEYVLKKKGMDRLSFPMFVNSGRRSLWLHGTATRKAIESGDLIVVDIGPVYQGYCADICRTFSVGEPSQKAAELYNLYYRMQTTALNEAQPGKPLHRIEEQIEKLLDQAGYRDYYLRGFIHGIGLGFEETPFPTIFPEDVLVPLEEGMTLAVGHAILSVPGIGGARVEDTALVTASGAQLLTHAPREGIIVV, from the coding sequence ATGGATGCTATCCACCGCGAGCGTATTGCTCGTCTGCAGGAAATCATGGCGACCCAAAATGTGGACGCGCTGTTAGTGTTGACATCAGAAGATTATGTCTACTTCACCGGCGACTTGCGTCGCCAACCTCGAGCCATCATCCCGCGAGAAGGCGATCCTATCTTGCTCGTCTTCGCCAGTGAGGTCGAAGAAGCGCGGGAGAACACTGGCTTGCAGGACATACGTCCCTATCGTGGCCTCCATGAGATGATGCTGGCTATCATGTCCTATTTCAAAACGGTGGGCGAGAGACCCCGTGTGGCTATCTCGATGGAGTTCGGGACGCCTGCTTTTCTGCTCGAGCGTTTCAAGATGGCGAACCCGCGCGTCGAGCTGGTGGATTCGAAGCCGCTTGTGTCGCCCTTGCGCCAGGTGAAGTCAGCGGAAGAGATAGACTTGATCCGCAAGGCCTCTGCTCTGGCCGACCTGGGCATTGAGACGGCCAAGCAGGTCATCCGCCCGGGCGTCACGGAATTGGACGTGGCCACCGAAGTCGAGTATGTGCTCAAGAAAAAGGGCATGGACCGGTTGTCTTTTCCCATGTTCGTGAACTCGGGCCGCCGTTCCCTCTGGCTCCATGGCACAGCCACACGCAAGGCGATTGAGTCCGGCGACCTGATTGTGGTGGACATCGGGCCGGTCTATCAGGGCTATTGTGCGGACATCTGCCGTACCTTTTCGGTTGGCGAACCATCCCAAAAGGCAGCGGAACTTTACAATCTGTATTATCGAATGCAGACCACCGCCTTGAATGAGGCTCAACCAGGCAAGCCATTGCATCGGATTGAGGAGCAAATCGAGAAACTGCTTGACCAGGCCGGCTATCGCGATTACTACCTGCGCGGTTTCATACATGGCATCGGCCTGGGGTTCGAGGAGACACCCTTCCCCACTATCTTCCCGGAGGACGTGTTGGTGCCGCTGGAAGAAGGGATGACCCTGGCGGTCGGGCATGCCATCCTATCGGTTCCCGGCATCGGTGGGGCGCGGGTAGAGGATACGGCACTGGTAACCGCCAGCGGAGCCCAACTCCTGACCCACGCACCGCGCGAGGGGATCATCGTCGTCTGA